The stretch of DNA CAGGCCTGCTGGAACGTCGCCAGTGCGATGAAGCCCACCAGCGCCAGGCCCAGCGCCAGCAGGACGGTGGTCAGTCCCAGGGCGCCGAACCGCTTGAAAATGGTGGCGAACCAGAAGCCGATGGTGAAGAAGAACATGGTGGCCGTGAAGTAGGTCAGCGCGGCGGCGAACGGACCGGCCGCCCATACCCAGTCCAGGTAGGCGAAGTAGCCGTTGATCCCGTAGCCGCCGGTGGCCTGCTCGAACAGCCCCAGCAGCACGAACACCAGGGACATGCCCAGCCCGCTGACCGCCGCGGCCGCGAGGGAGCCCAGGAAGAACTCCCGCCGCGTGAGGCTCATGGCCTGCGAGAACGGGAACGTCATGGTCATGGCCTGGATGCCGATGGCGAGGAAGTACCACAGGGGCGCCTGCGAACCGCCGCCGGCCTTGACCTCGGTGACGCCGGCACCGCCGATGATCCAGAAAATCATGATCGACAGGACCCACGAGCCGCCCAGCACCAGCGCCGGCACCCAAATGAACGTCTGGGTGTTGACGAACTGCAGGCGGACAACGTTGAGCATGCGGTTGCGCGGTACCTGGTGTTGCAGGGCTGCGCCGGAATCGAGGGTTGTCATCGCAGGCTTCCTTCCTGGGTGTCCGCGTGTGAGTTGATTGAGTCTGAGTTGTTGGAGCCGGAGCCGTCCGTGCGGCCGGAGCGCTGCTGGGTCAGGCGCACAATGAGTTGCTGCAGCGAGACGGGCGCCAGTTCGAGCCCGCCAGCAACAACCGCGGCGCGTTCGGCTCCGTCCAGGCGGCCCAGGAAGGTTACCGATGCCACCCGGCCCAGGCCTTCGCGGTGGATGACCTCCCGGCCGTTCACGGCCCGCTCCACTGCAGCGGCGTCACCCACCACATTGGTGGCCAATGCCCGGGCGTCCTCGGCGGATTCGTCCATGATGATGCGGCCGGCGTCGATCAGGAGCACCCGTTCGATGAGGTTGGAGACCTCGTCGATGAGGTGGCTGGAGAGCAGGATGGTCCGCGGGAACTCGGCGTAGTCGGCCAGCAGCCGGTCGTAGAAGATCTGCCGGGCAACGGCGTCGAGCCCCAGGTACGGCTCGTCAAAGAACGTGACCTCCGCCCGAGAGGCCAGGCCGATGATGACCCCCACGGCTGAAAGCTGCCCGCGGGAGAGCTTCTTGATGGTGCGTTTCAGCGGGAGCTGGAAGTCGTCGATGAGTTCTTCGGCCAGCCCCTGGTCCCAGCGGGGAAAGAACAGCCGTGCGGCAGCGAACGCGTGGCGCGGGGTGGCGTCGTCCGGGTATTTCTGGCTTTCCCGGACGAAGCACATGCGGCTGAGGACCCGGGCGTTCTCGTAGGGGTTCTCGCCGAAGACGCGCACCTCGCCGCTGGTGGGCAGGTTCTGGGCCGTGAGGATGGACATGGCGGTGGTCTTGCCGGCGCCGTTGCGTCCCAGCAGGCCGTAGATGGCGTCCTGCTGGATGTCGAAGCTGACACCGTCCAGGGCGAGGGCGCCCTTGTATTGCTTGGTGAGGTTCCTGACCTGTATTACGGAGTTCATCGTGTCCTTCGATCTGGCAGGTTTATGGATTTGCCGGTGAAACGCCGGCGCCGGTGCGGACCAGGTCCGCGACGTCTTCGGGCCCCAGCCCGATCCTGCGGGCCTCTGCCAGCAGGGGTTGCACATACCGCTCCGCGAAATCGCTGCGGCGCTCCTTGAGGAGGAGTTCGCGGGCACCCGGGGCAACGAACATTCCGATGCCCCGGCGCTTGTACAGCACGCCTTTGTCCACGAGCATGTTCACGCCCTTCGCCGCAGTGGCCGGATTGATGCGGTGGAAGACGGCGAGCTCGTTTGTTGACGGCGCCTGCGATTCTTCCGCGATGCTGCCGTCCAGGATCGATGCTTCGACCTGTTCGGCGATCTGCACGAAGAGTGGTTTGCCTTCGTCCATCAGGCGACCTCCCAGCCAGTTGGTTACTTACTTGACTAACTAACCATGCAAGCAGCTGTTTCGTCAAGGGAAAATCACCCCGGAGCGGGCTTACGAAGCGGCGTTAGGCAACCGTGACCTCCGGGCAGTTCCTTACCGGAGCAACAGCCACTACTGTCAACAGCACCATCCGGCTTTACGGAAAAGAGGCGACGATGAGCATCGACATCGGAATTGGTAGCAGCCTCAGCAGCGAGGACGCGGCACACTTTGTGGCCACAACGGAAGCAATCACGTCCGCCCTGCAGCAGGTCCGGGAAATCCACCCCGCGTACAGCTGGGTGTGGACGCACGAGATCCGCTGCCGCGGCTGCCACGCCCGCCTCGAGATACCGGTACTTGCCAGCACCAAGGCCAACGCGGACAAGGCTTTCGCCGCGCACCAGGCGGCGGAGCTGGACGCCTTGCTGGCCGCGGGCGGCGGACCCACCTTCACGTGAGAAGGCGGACGACGGCGGCGCGCGGCCGCCGTCGTACGTTTCCGTTTGACGCCGGCCGCCTCGAAAAGTTCTGCGCCGGGAGGGCTACCCGTCCAGTACCGCGGCCGTGCTGTTCTGCGGCACCACGACGTGGACGGCGTTGCGCTCCACCGTGAAGTCGGCGGGCGTGACCGTGGCGATTTCGCCGTCGAGGTTGACCGGCATGGGCGGATCGGTGACCAGGAGGACGCGCTGGGTGGTCGCGTGGTGCACGTCGCTGCGCTCCACGAAGCTGCCGTCCTTGAGCAGCCGGGCGATCCGCACGTGTTCGCGCAGCCGGGCGCCGGGGATGGCGTAGATGTCGAGGGTGTGGTCGTCAATGCCGGCGGTGGGTGAGACGGCATTCCCGCCTCCGTAGTGCTTGCCGTTGCCCACGGCCACCTGCAGCAGGTTCTCGAGCTCGATGGCCGGGTGGTCTCCCCCGGGGAATTCGAGGCGCGCCTGGAAGGGCTGGTGCCGGGCGTAGGCGCGGACGGCTGCGACAACGTAGGCGAGCGGGCCGAGGCGGCGTTTCAGGCGCGGACTGAGGGTTTCGGTGACCCCTACTGAAAGGCCTACGGAGGCCACGTTGAGGAAGGGCTGGCCGTTGACGCGGCCCAGGTCGATGTCCACCACTTTGCCGTCGGCGAGCGCGGCGCAGGCAGCAGGCAAAGTGCTGGGGATCTCCAGGGTGCGGGCGAGGTCGTTGGCTGTTCCCAGCGGCAGGACGCCGAGCACGGTGCCGGTGCCGGCGAGCCGTCCGGCAGCAAAAGACACGGTGCCGTCGCCGCCGCCCACCACCACCAGGTCGTGGTTTTCGGCCATCACCCGCTCAAGGGTCAGGGCCAGGTCCGTGCCGGACTGGATTTTATGGACGGCTGTGATGGGCAGGCCGGCGTTCCGCAGCATGTCCACCGCCTGGTCCGCCGTCACCGCTCCCAGGCGTGCGCCGGCGTTGATCACCACGGCAACGGACTGGGCGTCTCGGGCGGCTTTCATGGGCTCCATCCTAGGGTGATGGAGCTGGGAGGATCCTGCGTGTTTCCTGTGCAGCGGTGATCTCGAAGCTTAAGTGCCGGCGGCGCCTTCCGGGTAGAGGGCCCGGCGGTCTCACGGACGGGCCCGGCGCCGCCGGCACTTACAAGTAGACGCTTTTGCGGCGTTTGCGGCACCAGTAGCCATTACGTCAATTTCCGCATGAGCGGTTGGGGTGGACGGCCAAGTGGTACTCAACCGTTCTCCATATTTGGCGTTTGGGGCAGCGCAAGCTGGGTAAGGGAGCATCAGAGAACCCCGCGGAAAGTGATATCCCCCGCGGGGTTTCTCGCGTCAGCGGGTGTTCTGCCCGAGCCCCCTGCTAAGCCAGGCGCCTTACATTGGTGAGCCCTTGGACCACCACGGGAGTGCTGCTGCTCGTCGTGGTGCCATTGCAGAGCTGGCCTTCCCCGTTGTAACCCCATGCCCGTACAGTCCCATCGGTGAGCTGCGCGTATGTGCTGAATCCATTCGACGTAATCGCGGCAACTCGTGCCAGACCAATAACCTGGGCAGGTGAACGGGTAACCGTTGTGGTGCCGTTGCCAACCTGGCCGTTGGGGTTGAATCCCCAAGCACGGACTGTCCCATCAGCCAACACAGCGTAGGCCGTGCCGTAACCGGCCGAGATCGAAGCAACTCCAGTCAGGCCAGCAACTTTAACCGGAACGTTGCTGTTTTCTCTGATTGAGCCGTCACCCAATCCGCCGGAACGGTTTCCGCCCCAAGCACGAACTGTGCCATCGCTGAGCAGGGCATACGCACCTCCACCTGAGGTCGTAATGGATGTGACGCCGGTGAGCCCTGAGACCGGGACGGGGGCCGGAATACTGTTGGTCCAAATTGGGCTGGCGGAACCAGTCTGGCCGTCAGCATTTGACCCCCAAGCACGGACGGTTCCATCGGTGAGCAGCGCGTACGCGTTCTGATA from Pseudarthrobacter chlorophenolicus A6 encodes:
- a CDS encoding ABC transporter ATP-binding protein, which encodes MNSVIQVRNLTKQYKGALALDGVSFDIQQDAIYGLLGRNGAGKTTAMSILTAQNLPTSGEVRVFGENPYENARVLSRMCFVRESQKYPDDATPRHAFAAARLFFPRWDQGLAEELIDDFQLPLKRTIKKLSRGQLSAVGVIIGLASRAEVTFFDEPYLGLDAVARQIFYDRLLADYAEFPRTILLSSHLIDEVSNLIERVLLIDAGRIIMDESAEDARALATNVVGDAAAVERAVNGREVIHREGLGRVASVTFLGRLDGAERAAVVAGGLELAPVSLQQLIVRLTQQRSGRTDGSGSNNSDSINSHADTQEGSLR
- a CDS encoding GntR family transcriptional regulator: MMDEGKPLFVQIAEQVEASILDGSIAEESQAPSTNELAVFHRINPATAAKGVNMLVDKGVLYKRRGIGMFVAPGARELLLKERRSDFAERYVQPLLAEARRIGLGPEDVADLVRTGAGVSPANP
- a CDS encoding lipid kinase, translating into MKAARDAQSVAVVINAGARLGAVTADQAVDMLRNAGLPITAVHKIQSGTDLALTLERVMAENHDLVVVGGGDGTVSFAAGRLAGTGTVLGVLPLGTANDLARTLEIPSTLPAACAALADGKVVDIDLGRVNGQPFLNVASVGLSVGVTETLSPRLKRRLGPLAYVVAAVRAYARHQPFQARLEFPGGDHPAIELENLLQVAVGNGKHYGGGNAVSPTAGIDDHTLDIYAIPGARLREHVRIARLLKDGSFVERSDVHHATTQRVLLVTDPPMPVNLDGEIATVTPADFTVERNAVHVVVPQNSTAAVLDG